The Flavobacterium johnsoniae genomic sequence ATCTTCGACATGGCAGTAAAGTACTACACCGATGATTCTATCGGCACGCCTGCGCCGATTGCGTGCAGAGCCGTGGTGCAGACCCCTGCACCGTCCGACCTTTTTACGCAGCCCGAAATCCCTGCTGCGCCTGTCAAAACCGAACCTGTTCCAACCGTAAAAAAAGACGTAAAACCTGCGGCGCAGACCGCCCTGACACTCTTTGACCTATGACACCCAAAACCATCATCGAAAAGCAGCTGACGGCGCTGAGCGCCTCGCTTGCGCCTATTAGAGAAGAGGTATTTACTTGGGCAGAGCAGACTATTTTTCTCAAATGGGGTGTGTTGTCCCGCAGCAGGTTCTACTGCCTGGACTGCGCCCACGTTTGGAAACCCTCCTGTCCAAGCACCTGCGCCAAGTTCACTTCCTGCCCTGCCTGCGCAGGCAGACTCAAAATGATGCCTTATAATCAGGTACATTTTAAGGAAACAGAATATTTCGCCGTTATCGAGCGCTGTGCGGGGTTTCAGGTGGTGCGCATGGACATTTCCCACAAGCACATGAAAAAGAATTTCGCACCCTCCTATTTCCATAAGGAAGTCATGCAGCATTGGATAAACCCCAAAGGTGACGTTCGCACGCTCGCACGCAGCACCAATGTGTTTTCCAGTAACCTTGATGCATGGAAATTCTATTCCCCGCTTGAAATAAAGCCAAAGGATTTCATCCGCAATTCCAGATTCTATATCAATCCCTTCAAGGTTTATCCGCAGATGAAAGTGCTTCCGATCTTAAAACGCAACGGCTTCAAGACTTCGGTATATGACATTGCACCGCACTTATTGTTTTCATCGCTTTTATCCGACCCTGTTGCAGAAACCCTTTTAAAATCCCGACAGCTGAACCTGTTGCAGTATTACCTCTGCGCATCACGGCAGAACATCCGCCGCAACTGGCAGGCGGTGAAGACCGTCATCCGAAACCATTACAAAATTTCAGATGTCCCCGTTTGGGAGGATTATCTCGAACTGCTGCGGTATTTCAAAAAAGACCTTTCATGTCCTTTGTATGTCTGCCCCGAAAACCTCTGCGAAGCGCACGACCATTTTGTGAAAAAGAAAAGGGACTTGCTTCGCAAGAAAAAACTCCGCGACCTGCGCCTTGAAATCGAAAAGGCGCAGAAAAGATATGCAAACGACAAAAAGCGCTTTTTCGGGCTGTCGTTCCGCGATGGGCAGCTCAGCATTTCCGTTATTGAAGAAGTAAAAGATTTTATGGCCGAGGGCGACGACTTGGGGCATTGCGTGTTTACCAATGAGTATTATGTTAGAAAAGATTCGCTGATACTCTCGGCAAAGTTCTGCGATAAGTCCATGGAAACCATCGAAATTTCACTCAGCCGTATGGAAATCCTGCAGTGCAGGGGACTGAAAAACAAGCCCTCCAGACATCACAGACAGATCCTGCAGCTGCTGAGCCAAAACTTATATCAGATAAAGGAGCGCATGAAAAAAAGAAAACCCAAAATTATAAGCCGATAAGCATATCGGCTTTTTTTATGCAGTGAAATCAAAGCCCGAAAGCCCGCCGTCCTCCCGGACGGCGGGCTCTGGATTCCAATGCCTGCCAAAGCCGCATTACTTTAAGGTAATCGCATCGGCAAGGTTTTCCTGATCGATAAAGGCCGTTATATACTGCCGGGCTTCACCGCGCTTCTCCAGATCCGTTTCAAAGGTATTGAGATGATACTCCTCGTCCTGGTCCAGGATATGAATGATCTCGGTATAGCCTTTCGAAATCAGGCTCCCTTTGAGCTTGATCACGGTGAGCTGCTGGTGCGGGTCCAAATCTTTTCTCACCTTTAATTGTATTGCTTTTTCCATTGTGAAAGATCTGTATGTTAGGGTAGTTGTAATTCTCCTATCAAATATAGCAATTAAGACCGCAGCCACAGCACCGGGTACTGTTAAAAAAAGACAAGCAGCATTTTACCGCACATGTTAATTTAGTAAGAAAAATAAAATTTACTGTAAGAAAAAAAATAAGGAAATGATTTAATTTTAGGGAGGCAGAATTTTAAAAACGTTTAGCCCTCACAATGGAAAATCAAAACTGGACAAAGCTAAATTACTTAATTTAAAGCGTATCTTTAAGACATGAGAAGAAACGGAGAAATAATAATAATCGAAGATGACGAGGATGACAGGCTCTTCCTTAAGGATATTTTTGAAAGCCTGGACTATCCCAACAAAATAAAATTCATTGAAGACCCAATGGATGCCCTTTCTTACCTTTCCAATTCGAAGGTGAGGCCTTTCCTTATTTTGTCAGATATCAATATGCCCAAGATTAATGGCTTTGAACTCCGCGAACAGATACTTGCCCTGGCGGAAATCCGCGAGAAATGTACTCCTTACATCTTTCTTTCCACCTCGAAAAACCCGGAAAATGTACTCAGGGCGTACCGCTGCCAAGTACAGGGATACTTTAGGAAAGAAGAAGACTTCTCAGTCTATCAAGCCATGATAAAAAACATTGTGGAATACTGGCGCCTAAGCCTTACTCCGGGATCAGCACTGTAAAAAACACATCTGCTTTATTTATATTGTACGAATCCGCCCGCTGAACTTCAGGTAAAATCTGTTGCGGCTTTCTATTTTTTTTCTTGCTCGAAACATCAAAATGGCTTTGGCTGCAAAAGCGAATCCAGCTGGGAAAGAAGCTCGCCAAAACTGTTGGGCTTGCTGATATAGGCAAGGATGTTATGCTGCCCGATTTTGCTCTTCATGAAATCCGCTGAGGGGGTCGAGATCATCACTACAGGAATATCCTTCAGCCTTGCGTCATTTTTTAAAGAGACCAGCAGCTCCAGCCCATTGATTCTGGGCATATTATAATCTAGAAAAATCAGTTCGGGCAGCTTATCAGACCCCCTGAGTTCTTCCAAGGCAGTCTGCGGACTGCTCTCCCATCGCAGCAGTATGTTTTTATTGAGCTGGTCTACCGCTTCCATAAACAGCTCGGCATCTTCACGGTCATCATCGATAAGCAGAATACTTCTATATAACATGGCGCATACATTTTTAAGCTCCTCGACTGCAGTTAAATACGGTTTTTAGTCCGATGCGGTTTGGCGCGGCAGGCAAAAAAAGATAAATCACCTATACAGCCGCCCTTAAAGGTACGGCGATTTTCTGCAGCAAATGGACGCTGGCTGCCAGATGTGGAAATTTTACAACTCTATTTTGGAATTATATAAAAAAAATGCTGCCGTGAAGATTATTTTTGCGTTTTTATAGGATTTTTCATCCTTGCCTATCTGTTTTCTTTTGGTTTTAAATTAGAACTGCAGACTATGAGAACCCTACTGTTCCTTTTTTGTACACTGGCTGTCTGGGGCTGTTATCCGCAGCAGCACCATGATCCTAAAGTGCTTCTTGCCATGGAAACCTATGCTTTTTTGAAAGGACAGAGTGCCGCCCTGAAAAAGGCCGCCAGCCAATTCCCTGCCTTTGCAAAAGAATCCAAAAAAAATGGTTTAAAAAAATAGTCGGCTCCGGCTTCCCACAGACAAAACCTTAAAAATGCCCTTGCAGTATGAAGATGTAGTGTTTGGCATTATTTAACTAAAGTTTTATGCCGCAAATGCAGTTGAAAAACTAAAGCCTTAAAAGTGACAATTTTAAAATTTTTCATAAAAATTGTATAAAAGCTGCCACAGCGGAAAAATTAATTTTACGCAAGACAAAAACTATTTTTTTACGCTGGCTGTTAGGCAGAAACAGCATACCGGATGACGAAGTCCGTTCCATCGGAACCGCAACAAAAAATAAAATTGCTTACTTTTACAAAACCAAAACTGTTATCCTGTATGCAGCAGCCCTTCCTAAAACTAGAAAATTGAATCAAGACCCAAATACTTCAGACTTTTACTTTCTTCAAAATGGAGGTGAAGCCGCCGAGCTAATTGAAAATATTGACTGGGAAAGCCATACTTTGGGCACTCCGGACACCTGGCCGGAGAACCTCAAAAACACCATTGCCACAATCGTGTCCTCAAAATTTCCGATGTTTCTCTATTGGGGTGATCAGCTGATACAGTTCTACAATGATGCCTATCGTCCCAGTTTCGGAAATGAGGGCAGACATCCCAAAGCCATGGGACAGAAAGCCGTGGACTGCTGGCCTGAAATATGGGATTTTATCCATCCGCTGATTCAAAAAGTGCTGTCAACGGGAGAAAGCATCTGGTACGACGACCTGCTGCTGCCAATATTCCGAAACGGCAAAATGGAAGACGTATACTGGACTTTCAGCTATAGCCCGATAAGGGACGACCGCCGCCAGATCAAGGGTGTATTGGTAATCTGCAATGAAACCACTGAAAAAGTAAACAGCAGACTTCATCTGCAGCAAAGCAGCGACGAGCTGGAATTTGCCATCAACGCCGCCGAATTTGGGACTTATGACCTGGATCCAAGGACACGGCGCTTTTCTTCAAATGCAAGGCTCAAGGACTGGTTCGGGCTCAAAGCCGATCAGCAGGTGAAACTCGAACATGCCCTGGGGGCAGTCGCAGAGAAGGACCGTCAGCGTGTCACTGAATCAATTAATTATGCACTCCGATATGAATCAGGCGGGCGATACGATATTGAGTATACCATCATCCACCCCATTACCAAAATACCGCGGATTGTGCATGCCCTTGGAAAGGCATGGTTTGACAATACTAAAACCGCATACCGCTTTAACGGCATCCTGCAGGATATCACCCAGCACCGCAAAGCAGCCCAAGAGCTTCAAAAATCAAGACAGCTCACCGATCTTACCATACAGAGCATGGGTTTGGGACTTTTCAGCGTGGATTATGCCGCTGATACCCTTGAGTATTCCGCTGAATTCAGCAGGATCCTCTCTGGAAATTTTAAACCCGGCCTGGGAAGGAAGGATTTCCTCAAATACGTGCATCCCGATGACCTGCATCTGAGAACCGCCGCCATCAAAAGCGGCATGGAAAATGGCACCTTTAACTATGCCCCAAGGGTTATTTGGGACGACGGAAGCATACACCAAATTGCCATATCAGCGGCACGCATCATCAATTCCGAAGCAAAAGCACCGATGTTCTCCGGAACGGTCGCCGACATCACCGAGAAGGAAAACAGCCGTCTGGCCCTTGAGCAGGCACAGTCACGTCTTGAGATGACCAAGCGGGAGGCAGACCGCCATTTTTCAAATGTAACCGACAGCTCCCCTACCGGGTTATGGCTTTCCAATCCGCAGGGAATGTTTACCTACTTCAACAAAACCCTTATTGATTTCACAGGGGTGCCCTACCAGGAACTGCTGGAGGGAAAATGGACCTGGGTCATTGCCGAGCAGGACTATAAAAAAACCAAAGAAGCATACCTTAAG encodes the following:
- a CDS encoding PcfK-like family protein, translated to MKASENFKNAIEKYLSTLAQGDTAFAPHFAKASKNLESCIHYIFGEVKKTGLCAFDNQEIFDMAVKYYTDDSIGTPAPIACRAVVQTPAPSDLFTQPEIPAAPVKTEPVPTVKKDVKPAAQTALTLFDL
- a CDS encoding PcfJ domain-containing protein, which produces MTPKTIIEKQLTALSASLAPIREEVFTWAEQTIFLKWGVLSRSRFYCLDCAHVWKPSCPSTCAKFTSCPACAGRLKMMPYNQVHFKETEYFAVIERCAGFQVVRMDISHKHMKKNFAPSYFHKEVMQHWINPKGDVRTLARSTNVFSSNLDAWKFYSPLEIKPKDFIRNSRFYINPFKVYPQMKVLPILKRNGFKTSVYDIAPHLLFSSLLSDPVAETLLKSRQLNLLQYYLCASRQNIRRNWQAVKTVIRNHYKISDVPVWEDYLELLRYFKKDLSCPLYVCPENLCEAHDHFVKKKRDLLRKKKLRDLRLEIEKAQKRYANDKKRFFGLSFRDGQLSISVIEEVKDFMAEGDDLGHCVFTNEYYVRKDSLILSAKFCDKSMETIEISLSRMEILQCRGLKNKPSRHHRQILQLLSQNLYQIKERMKKRKPKIISR
- a CDS encoding response regulator → MRRNGEIIIIEDDEDDRLFLKDIFESLDYPNKIKFIEDPMDALSYLSNSKVRPFLILSDINMPKINGFELREQILALAEIREKCTPYIFLSTSKNPENVLRAYRCQVQGYFRKEEDFSVYQAMIKNIVEYWRLSLTPGSAL
- a CDS encoding response regulator; translated protein: MLYRSILLIDDDREDAELFMEAVDQLNKNILLRWESSPQTALEELRGSDKLPELIFLDYNMPRINGLELLVSLKNDARLKDIPVVMISTPSADFMKSKIGQHNILAYISKPNSFGELLSQLDSLLQPKPF